A window of Falsiruegeria litorea R37 contains these coding sequences:
- a CDS encoding DUF1214 domain-containing protein has product MGRSLIVVAGILVGGFIGGVSALIGAGLISGPITRAKPVQIEGWESDWTIGSDASDPYLRAWVARYGLLALRKTEAVYFIADTDSDGNPLADACTYRVSGGAMPGFWWSVTLYDADGYLPLNEGMHLSFDATDVEGAENWSFDIAGTKPSDPGQNWVSSKHAGLFDLTLRIYEPEPVFLDAPTSHLAPPKVQRLTCRGDA; this is encoded by the coding sequence ATGGGGAGAAGTCTGATTGTTGTCGCTGGCATTCTTGTTGGCGGCTTTATCGGGGGCGTGAGCGCCCTGATCGGTGCCGGTTTGATATCGGGGCCGATCACGCGTGCGAAACCTGTCCAAATCGAAGGTTGGGAAAGCGATTGGACCATCGGGTCCGATGCATCGGACCCATACTTACGCGCTTGGGTCGCCCGTTACGGTCTTCTGGCGCTCCGAAAAACCGAAGCCGTATATTTCATTGCCGACACCGACAGCGACGGCAACCCTTTGGCTGACGCCTGCACCTATCGAGTGAGTGGAGGTGCAATGCCCGGTTTCTGGTGGTCCGTGACGCTTTACGACGCCGATGGATATCTGCCGTTGAATGAGGGCATGCACCTGTCATTTGATGCAACAGATGTTGAAGGGGCTGAAAACTGGAGCTTTGACATTGCGGGGACCAAACCGTCCGACCCCGGCCAAAACTGGGTTTCGAGCAAACATGCAGGATTGTTTGACCTGACCCTGCGAATTTACGAACCAGAGCCGGTGTTTCTGGACGCCCCAACGTCCCATTTGGCACCGCCAAAGGTGCAAAGGCTGACCTGTAGGGGCGACGCATGA